One region of Salvelinus namaycush isolate Seneca chromosome 3, SaNama_1.0, whole genome shotgun sequence genomic DNA includes:
- the LOC120044971 gene encoding torsin-4A-like isoform X1, producing MLMKFKRRTYSIVLSQQKSWCEPSEDLSVYRRLDITYIFKMGDQDVYDRMFGSQTDGEMDEEKDGESETRESGKGAQSFCQFSSSLRTVVRIKQKYQAMKKRRLELAGLGGGGLVLGAGLHTGAPVRSSPKIFTFETPSSSPSALSSLFLKMKKKKSRRVMFPSGGGRKAPVVQEHSRAKICLFLLCTILFFQVYNAIENLDDHVLKYDLGGLEKTLCREVFGQQGAMDALLAQLRDYLSTYVHSKPLVLSLHGPSGVGKSHVGRLLAGHFRSVVGEPLVLQYFVLHHCPLEEDAWRCARALSILVSETVLRAEEEEKIPLFIFDEAEHLYPELLDALSDLVRSNRSNEYLNAVYLFLSNQGHTHITMHLLYNSSSDSMMTASGHHRKLVKELNPLLRNTLVKLHPLWAEAELLPMTLLEKGHVMECFLDEMTREGFYPDRTNVERLAGEMEYYPVVGGHVYARTGCKQVVARVNLL from the exons ATGGGCGACCAGGATGtttatgacagaatgtttggGTCCCAGACAGACGGAGAGATGGACGAGGAGAAAGATGGAGAAAGTGAAACGAGGGAGTCGGGGAAAGGCGCTCAGAGTTTCTGCCAGTTCTCATCCTCTCTGCGTACTGTGGTTCGCATCAAACAGAAGTACCAGGCCATGAAGAAACGGCGGCTGGAGTTGGCCGGGCTGGGGGGAGGAGGGCTAGTGTTAGGGGCTGGTCTCCACACTGGTGCCCCTGTTCGCAGCAGCCCCAAAATCTTCACCTTCGAGACCCCCTCCAGCTCCCCCTCTGCCTTATCGTCACTCTTcctaaagatgaagaagaagaagtcGCGGAGGGTCATGTTCCCCAGTGGAGGAGGGCGCAAGGCCCCCGTCGTACAGGAACACAGCCGAGCAAAGAtctgcctcttcctcctctgcACCATCCTCTTCTTCCAG GTGTATAATGCCATAGAGAACCTTGACGACCACGTCCTGAAGTATGACCTGGGGGGATTAGAGAAGACTCTGTGTAGGGAGGTGTTTGGTCAGCAGGGGGCGATGGATGCTCTGTTAGCCCAGCTCAGAGACTACCTCTCTACCTACGTCCACAGTAAACCCCTGGTCCTCTCCTTACACGGACCCAGTGGCGTGGGGAAGAGCCACGTAGGGCGACTCCTGGCTGGCCACTTCCGCTCGGTGGTAGGCGAGCCCCTGGTTCTACAGTACTTTGTGTTGCACCACTGCCCCCTGGAGGAGGACGCCTGGCGCTGCGCCCGAGCCCTGTCGATCTTAGTGTCGGAGACAGTGCtgagagcagaggaggaggagaaaattCCTCTATTCATCTTTGACGAAGCAGAGCACCTTTACCCAGAGCTTCTTGATGCATTGAGTGACTTGGTCCGTTCAAACCGCTCCAACGAATACCTGAACGCAGTCTACCTGTTCCTGAGCAACCAAGGACACACCCACATCACCATGCACCTGCTGTACAACTCCTCCAGCGACTCCATGATGACCGCATCTGGACACCACCGCAAACTCGTCAAGGAGCTGAATCCGTTGTTGCGCAACACTCTGGTGAAGCTCCACCCACTGTGGGCAGAAGCTGAACTCTTACCAATGACCCTGCTGGAGAAAGGTCACGTGATGGAGTGCTTCCTGGATGAGATGACAAGGGAGGGGTTCTACCCGGACCGTACCAACGTTGAGAGGCTGGCGGGGGAGATGGAGTACTACCCTGTGGTAGGGGGCCACGTGTATGCCCGGACAGGTTGTAAACAGGTGGTTGCTAGGGTCAACCTGCTATGA
- the LOC120044971 gene encoding torsin-4A-like isoform X2 — MGDQDVYDRMFGSQTDGEMDEEKDGESETRESGKGAQSFCQFSSSLRTVVRIKQKYQAMKKRRLELAGLGGGGLVLGAGLHTGAPVRSSPKIFTFETPSSSPSALSSLFLKMKKKKSRRVMFPSGGGRKAPVVQEHSRAKICLFLLCTILFFQVYNAIENLDDHVLKYDLGGLEKTLCREVFGQQGAMDALLAQLRDYLSTYVHSKPLVLSLHGPSGVGKSHVGRLLAGHFRSVVGEPLVLQYFVLHHCPLEEDAWRCARALSILVSETVLRAEEEEKIPLFIFDEAEHLYPELLDALSDLVRSNRSNEYLNAVYLFLSNQGHTHITMHLLYNSSSDSMMTASGHHRKLVKELNPLLRNTLVKLHPLWAEAELLPMTLLEKGHVMECFLDEMTREGFYPDRTNVERLAGEMEYYPVVGGHVYARTGCKQVVARVNLL; from the exons ATGGGCGACCAGGATGtttatgacagaatgtttggGTCCCAGACAGACGGAGAGATGGACGAGGAGAAAGATGGAGAAAGTGAAACGAGGGAGTCGGGGAAAGGCGCTCAGAGTTTCTGCCAGTTCTCATCCTCTCTGCGTACTGTGGTTCGCATCAAACAGAAGTACCAGGCCATGAAGAAACGGCGGCTGGAGTTGGCCGGGCTGGGGGGAGGAGGGCTAGTGTTAGGGGCTGGTCTCCACACTGGTGCCCCTGTTCGCAGCAGCCCCAAAATCTTCACCTTCGAGACCCCCTCCAGCTCCCCCTCTGCCTTATCGTCACTCTTcctaaagatgaagaagaagaagtcGCGGAGGGTCATGTTCCCCAGTGGAGGAGGGCGCAAGGCCCCCGTCGTACAGGAACACAGCCGAGCAAAGAtctgcctcttcctcctctgcACCATCCTCTTCTTCCAG GTGTATAATGCCATAGAGAACCTTGACGACCACGTCCTGAAGTATGACCTGGGGGGATTAGAGAAGACTCTGTGTAGGGAGGTGTTTGGTCAGCAGGGGGCGATGGATGCTCTGTTAGCCCAGCTCAGAGACTACCTCTCTACCTACGTCCACAGTAAACCCCTGGTCCTCTCCTTACACGGACCCAGTGGCGTGGGGAAGAGCCACGTAGGGCGACTCCTGGCTGGCCACTTCCGCTCGGTGGTAGGCGAGCCCCTGGTTCTACAGTACTTTGTGTTGCACCACTGCCCCCTGGAGGAGGACGCCTGGCGCTGCGCCCGAGCCCTGTCGATCTTAGTGTCGGAGACAGTGCtgagagcagaggaggaggagaaaattCCTCTATTCATCTTTGACGAAGCAGAGCACCTTTACCCAGAGCTTCTTGATGCATTGAGTGACTTGGTCCGTTCAAACCGCTCCAACGAATACCTGAACGCAGTCTACCTGTTCCTGAGCAACCAAGGACACACCCACATCACCATGCACCTGCTGTACAACTCCTCCAGCGACTCCATGATGACCGCATCTGGACACCACCGCAAACTCGTCAAGGAGCTGAATCCGTTGTTGCGCAACACTCTGGTGAAGCTCCACCCACTGTGGGCAGAAGCTGAACTCTTACCAATGACCCTGCTGGAGAAAGGTCACGTGATGGAGTGCTTCCTGGATGAGATGACAAGGGAGGGGTTCTACCCGGACCGTACCAACGTTGAGAGGCTGGCGGGGGAGATGGAGTACTACCCTGTGGTAGGGGGCCACGTGTATGCCCGGACAGGTTGTAAACAGGTGGTTGCTAGGGTCAACCTGCTATGA
- the LOC120044973 gene encoding voltage-dependent anion-selective channel protein 2-like codes for MAVPPSYSDLGKAAKDIFSKGYGFGIVKLDLKTKSQSGVEFNTSGSSNTDTGKAAGNLETKYKMKELGLSFNQKWNTDNTLATEVTVEDQLAQGLKLALDTSFVPNTGKKSGKLKTGYKRDFLNVGCDVDFEGPIIHAAAVVGYEGWLAGYQMAFDTAKSKLAQNNFALGYKAGDFQLHTNVNDGTEFGGSIYQKVDDQLETAVTLAWTAGSNNTRFGIAAKYALDKDASLSAKVNNASLIGVGYTQSLRPGVKVTLSALIDGKNFNTGGHKVGLGFELEA; via the exons GCTTCGGCATCGTGAAGCTGGACTTGAAGACCAAGTCTCAGAGCGGAGTG gAGTTCAACACATCAGGTTCCAGTAACACAGACACGGGGAAGGCAGCTGGTAACCTGGAGACCAAGTACAAGATGAAGGAGCTGGGTCTGAGCTTCAACCAGAAGTGGAACACAGACAACACCCTGGCTACAGAGGTCACTGTGGAGGACCAGCTGGCTCAGGGACTCAAGCTGGCTCTGGACACATCCTTCGTACCAAACACTGG CAAGAAGAGTGGCAAGCTGAAAACTGGCTACAAGCGTGACTTCCTTAATGTGGGCTGTGACGTCGACTTCGAGGGTCCCATCATCCACGCAGCCGCAGTGGTGGGCTATGAGGGCTGGCTGGCCGGGTACCAGATGGCCTTTGACACGGCCAAGTCCAAACTGGCCCAGAACAACTTTGCCCTGGGATACAAGGCTGGAGACTTCCAGCTCCACACCAACGT taacGATGGGACCGAATTTGGGGGTTCTATCTACCAGAAGGTGGATGACCAGCTGGAGACGGCGGTCACTCTGGCCTGGACGGCCGGCAGCAACAACACACGCTTCGGCATCGCAGCCAAATACGCTCTGGACAAAGATGCTTCCCTGTCT GCCAAAGTGAATAACGCCAGCCTGATTGGAGTCGGTTACACCCAAAGCCTCAGGCCAG GTGTGAAGGTGACTCTGTCAGCCCTGATCGATGGGAAGAACTTCAACACCGGCGGTCACAAGGTTGGCCTGGGCTTCGAGCTGGAGGCATAA